In Monodelphis domestica isolate mMonDom1 chromosome 3, mMonDom1.pri, whole genome shotgun sequence, the following proteins share a genomic window:
- the RPL37 gene encoding 60S ribosomal protein L37, protein MTKGTSSFGKRRNKTHTLCRRCGSKAYHLQKSTCGKCGYPAKRKRKYNWSAKAKRRNTTGTGRMRHLKIVYRRFRNGFREGTTPKPKRAAVAASSSS, encoded by the exons ATG ACGAAGGGGACTTCTTCCTTTGGTAAGCGCCGGAATAAGACGCACACTTTGTGCCGTCGTTGTGGTTCCAAGGCATACCACCTTCAGAAGTCAACATGTGGCAAATGTGGATACCCTGCTAAACGCAAGAGAAAGT ATAACTGGAGTGCAAAGGCTAAGAGACGCAACACCACTGGTACTGGTCGAATGAGACATCTAAAAATTGTATACCGCCGTTTCAG GAATGGATTCCGTGAAGGAACAACACCTAAACCCAAGAGAGCAGCTGTCGCAGCATCTAGTTCATCTTGA